In the Hydractinia symbiolongicarpus strain clone_291-10 chromosome 13, HSymV2.1, whole genome shotgun sequence genome, ATAATCTGAGCctcttttttcttataaaaaaacttcgTAATTTCTAACATTATTCTTGAAAACGAAATATAGATGTTTTTACCATGCCAGAAGGATATTATGAAATAtacattttatgtttttagaGACGAGATGGGGCTAGGAAAAACGTTGCAATGCATAGCTCTTGTATGGTGAGTTttctttattgttgttgttgttatttttgttgttgtttttgttgtgtttattgttgttttagattgtttttttttttttgctgttcatgttattattattgtcgGATTTCATTTGAGATTACTGAGTTTTTTGGTATATATAATGGACGCAgttaagaaaacaaataattaggATTTATATGCTAAAAGGTATTCATACACCGTCTGGGATAAATTGTGGTAAGCGCTATGTCATCCATTTAACTTTTCACCAGCGTACTATACACTGTTAGTTTTATCTAGATATTGTTAGACATTTTAATCTCATAGGACGCTGCTAAAACAAGGGCCCTACAATGGAGTTCCTGTAGTTAAGAAAATCGTCATTGTAACTCCAGGAAGTTTAGTCAAGGTATAAAAGGTGTTTTAGTAATCTTAACAGTTCTATAACTTCTATAGTGTGTCAATGTAATCAAGACATTCATTGTTAAACACAGAAGTGTAATTTCCTTTTGTATGTTTAGATGTTTCACTCTTATATGAATTTAGAACTGGTGTAAGGAATTTATCAAATGGTTAGGCAGCGAGCGAATCTTACCATTCGCAGTTGATAGTAgcaacagagtagatgtaagtATTAAGGAGTCATTCTTTCTGTCTCGTTACCCATACTCGCATTTAGTTATAGCTTGCATTAAAATGTTCTGAATTATATGCTACCTAACTTGAGGGGATGAATTTGATAAcactaataaaaaataacaacaaaggttagttttttataaataaaaaaattgcgcaACTTGAATACTATTTTGACAGGTAGGCAAAAGAAGGGTGGCAGGTGGAAGCAACAATATTGCAATATAGATAGTTACAAAATACGAAGGTTAAATCCATTCTATATTTTAGGAATTTCTGCTGCGTCCCAAATCTCCTGTCCTAATTATCAGTTATGAAATGTTTCTGCGTTGTATAGACGatattcgcaaaataaaatttgatatgATCATATGCGACGAAGCTCATAGATTGAAAAACGCTGCTGTTAAAACGGCTACAGCTGTATCAAGTTTAGCAGTAACGAAAAGGGTTTTGTTGACTGGCACTCCTATACAAAACAACTTACAAGAATTTTATGCACTCGCTGAGATGGCAAATCCAGGAATTTTAGGTAGCAATATCTGTTATGTTCGTTTTTTCAAACAATAATATCTTTGCAAAAAAGGTCTTGCCCTAAATAatctttgttattgttttgaagGCTTACTAGCTGCATTTAAGAAGGTTTTCGCAGAGCCAATCGCGACCAGTCAACAACCACATTGTAGTAGTGCTGAAAAAGAACTGGGTACAAGCAGAGCTGAAGAGGTCAGTCAAATTGAATGTTAGGTTTACAAATAGAAAACAGTTATAATAAGTACTTCAAGAATCGAAGATGTGAAAATAATGTTTCTGCACACCTGTCcaactatttattttatttcgctTTTTTTTAGCTCAGTCGATTGACAAGTACCTTTTGTTTGCGCAGAACGGCAGAAATCAATAAAGCCTACCTACCACCTAAAGGTAtcgtattattttatttatttattgaataaAGTTTCCGCCGCATGGATGACAAAGGCTAGGATAACAAAGATGACTGATTTTCTTATGCTGGAACTAATCATGTTTCCTTAACACAGTTATGTTTTTTCCAGTTACTTTGTATTTCCAAAGGTTTTTTCGTTAGTGAAATATCGTTTGCATACTGTTTGCCTGttcacaactttttttattttatgaagaacttctctataataatagccgttgtctgtctgtttgcCAAAACCGAATCATGGATTTTCCaggggctaacgactagtaaactAAAAATACTACACAATTAACACAAGCTTATTTTAACATTCATTTGTTTTCGTTtctaattttgaaaatttttattcttagtTGAATACGCCATTTTTATCCAAATGACTGACGTACAGCTCAGATTATATCAACATCTTCTCAGATCGAGGCTGGTTCGTGCTTGTCTGCTGAATACCAGGAATACATCCAAACACTTAGTTTGCATCAGTGCACTAAAGAAACTTTGCAACCATCCAAAACTATTGTTTAACTGTGCAAAAAAACATTGCAGTGTGGAAGAACACTCGGTATGTGGACATGGTAAATATTTCGGTTTGAGCCTGGGTGTTTCTTAACTTTGGAGGAGATTTTCTGGAGATTTACAGACCCCTTAAAATGCTTTCTACTTAGAGTCCTGTTAGGTTGGGGATCGTTCATAAATTACGTCATCAAAGAGAAGGCAgttgttgaaaatgtttctacttAATAATGGGGGGTGGGTATGATGACATAAGGGAATTAAAAATTTTCTCTGGCacgtttatattttttggaaGATGTCATCTACACTTGCTTGGTTCCACACACTccaaacaaaaagtttttaattactTCTTCTCTCCTTTTGTTTTGAACGATTATTATGGAAAGCACATTTCATTCAGTTGAAACACTCTCAAAATTTCCATTAAAAAGGAATTAATTATTGTCACATTATTATCTCTCTTATAattattttctattatttttctgtttaccaAGTGCCttcacagctacgggtcaacccatgccatgtgagggaaattgggtaggcaatCCCTGTGTGTACTGAATGTATACGTtctgaacacaggacccacattgacaCCAGTGTTTCCAACACAGAAGTGGTTATATCCTGTAtgaatattcggaataataataatatatttgctTCTTAAATTATTCTATTATTTCGCGAGTTAGACATTCTCGGCCTCATTTTTCTTAAAGgttgatttcttttaaaaaaattgaaatcagaACTCGTAATATATTAAAGCGTTTCAAGGTGATAAAGCGCTCGCGGGTAATGAATCCAAAACTACTTACGCTTGAGTGATGGTACAgctgtaaaatataataatacaaactCATTccaggtaaaaaatattttgatggcGTTACGAGGATCTGAAATGACGTCATATAGTCCTAAGATAGGTCATTCTAACCACTTTCAGATATACTTTAATTTCTCAGGTGTTACTGATGCAACAAACTTGATTCTTGGCAGACATGTGCATTGTGTACCAAAAATTGAGTCGATATGAGTTTTGAAAACTgagttttaatgacgtcattgataTTAAATTGACGTCATATCTGAAAGAAAGTTTGCTATTTTAACGATACAGGTGAAAAGATccattttttagaaatattgacACTTATGTCATTTAACATGATGTATGTGTCCAACGTAAGTTATGCCTAGTCAAATAAACAGCCGTTACTTTGTGCCCCCAGGTATATTAGGGTTAAACTGCGcaatatattattaaaaaattgtcCGATAAACTTAAcattcaaacaaaaacaaaaaccagATCTTCCTCACTACCGCGCTAACTAACCTCcaaatttgttcaaaaaaatttcaaaaaaacaacGTGTTAGTGCCTAAAACGTGTAATATAACTCGTCTGATGTACACCTATGTTATATAACTCGTCTGATGTACACCTATGTTATATAACTCGTCTGATGTAAACCTATGTTATATAACTATTTTTCATCCACGTTTTGTTTTAGATATACGACAACCTTTTGCCCTTATTTCCTGAAGATTATTCATCATCTATACACAGTCATCATTCTGCAAAGTTTAATGTGCTGAGTCAGCTGTTGGAAAGATTTATATCACAGAAGGAGAAAGTTGTCATTGTCTCGAATTCAACGAAGGTAGTATTAGTTCAGTAGGGGGTGTAGATACGAGCAATATCCAtatcgttcgttcgttcgtttgttcgtttgCGCAAGTACAATACATTGTTGTTTCGCCTGAATGGCAAGCATCATCttggattttaaactttgtggaaacacgaaatttacaATTACCATGGTGTGTTTAGATGCTAGACATTCTTCAAGAATTTTGCAATTATTCGTCGTGTAACCACATAAGACTGGACGGACAAACCCAGGTTAAGTCAAGACAAGATCTTGTTGATCGGTTTAACGATAAAAAGAGTGATGTTGGTGagctattttttttgttgtcgtGTGTCTTCAAATCtagtaatatttaattttgattagttttaaaatgtcaaattttttcgattttcttacaaaaatatcaaaatcaactcaaattttccattttttggTGATGGGGGGATACCGTAATCTCCCTGAAAAGGTTGAGAATTCTCAAAAGTTCTCTAATCTCCTGAAATTTAACCTGAAGAAAGGAGTGGCGACCCGGACTTGAATTTTAATTTCTCGTTAATTAATAGTTTCTGTTTGTTAATtgcgtttattatttttttgtcctactttttagatgtttttctccTCAGCTCAAAAGCAGGTGGTATTGGTTTAAATTTGACAGGCGCATCGAAGCTCGTTTTGTACGATATCGACTGGAATCCAGCCAACGATATACAGGTTAAAAGGAGATGTTATTTTTATGGCCCTTAATTTGCTgggtgttttttatatttatttgttataaagGCTATGGCTCGAGTATGGCGCGATGGTCAAAAACGTCAAGTGGATATTTATAGATTTTTACTCACAGTAAGTACTATTCATATGCTTTGCCATTAAATTGGCGTCCATCAATTTGTTTTGAAACTATGGACTTGTcatagtcaattttaaatgactGTCAGTTTTTCTGGATGAAACATTtgcgtttttaaaaattttcattaccCTTAATTCACGCTGATCGCTGATCGCAACCTGTTATCACAAAACTATTTTCCCCATTGTTAACACGAAAATACGTTATTAATATAAttccttttttttcctttttgtcctTCCTCCAACGTAAGTGAAGAAAATATGGTCTGCAGAAAAGTAGTATACTAATCATCTAATTCCCTAATCATGGTAATCATCAAGGAAATTACTTTTCATCCAAAACTGCAAATTGGCGTTAATAAAAGGGGgcgttaattttttaccataacCCAGAGAAGCTTACAGTAGGATTAACCCACCCACTTATCTTTTAAGAACGTACTGGTATTGTTCTCTTCCTTTTTATTGTTTGGATTTGAATCACAACAAAGTCCGTGTTGCTGTAGTATGTGATATctgaatatatttatttttcgtcAGGGTACGattgaagaaaaaatgtatCAAAGACAAGTCATAAAACAAGGCTTAAGTTGCGCAGTGGTGGATTCATTGTTAAGCGAAACGGTGGAGTTTTCGAAAGAAAATTTAAGGGTAGGTTTTTTTTAGGATTGCACttcataaaacaaaataaggtTTACTTGATAATATGAATTCTTTGTAGCACATAATCGTTCTTACCACTTCTATACTTTCCCATGTAAAATCTGCACGAAATTGCTTTTAAAGTCACGAGTTTTACCTTACTCTGCCAAGATATAACTTTGTCCTTTTTTAGGATCTGTTTACCTTTAAACCATCTGCTACATGTTGTACTCACGAACTGCTGGAATGTGATTGTACCAGTGTAAGTAGAACTTTTTATACAAGTGGCAACTGAGAATGACGTGGGAAAGGGTGTAATTTTTTTGTTCGAAAATTCCTTCCGTCAGCTTGAAACGTCACATTTTAACGATGTCCAATTTAAGAATGGGGTCCAGTTTTCGGACAAACTAAGCGATATTCAAATTATACTAATAGTCACAAAGTATGAAGGCGTGATCAAAAGCATGTTAAAATTTCGGGGAAAAAATCCATAATCACTATAGTGTTTTTTGTACTAGAATCCTAATGATGAAAGAACAGAGGCATCTATGAATTCTGATACAACTTCACATCAACGTCAAAcggtaaaataaaaagttttcaaaatgagaaaaataatcTTCTCCTTTATAAATACCCATGTTTTGTTATACCCATGTTTTGTTACACCCATGTTTTGTTATACCCATGTTTTCTTATACCCATGTTTCGTTATGCCCATGTTTTGTTACATCCATGTTTATGAATACCCATGTTTTGTTATACCCATGTTTATGAAATGAATACCCATGTTTTGTTACACCCATGTTTATAAATACCCATGTTTTGTTATACCCGTGTTTATGAATACCCATGTTTTGTTATACCCTTGTTTATAAATACCCGTGTTTATGAATACCCATGTTTATGAATACCCATGTTTGTTATAGCCATGTTTATGAATACCCATGTATATGAATACCCATGTTTTTGAATACCCGTGTATATGAATACCCATGTTTATGAATACCCGTGTTTATGAATACACATGTTTTGTTATACCCATGTTTATGAATACCCATGTTTTGTTATACCCATGTTGTGTTACACCCATGTTTTGTTACACCCATGTTTTTTTATACCCATGTTTTGTTAAACCCATGTTTTGTTATACCCATGTTCTGTTACACCAATGTTTTGTTCAAAATAGTAGCCGAATCGCTACCCTATGCTAAGGATGCATGAGATAGCGTATCCAGAAAATGTACGACATATAATAATTCAAGGACCGGAATGCGTTCGACGAgcggacccgtggatttttctgcaggctaacgactagtcgcCATTTTGCCATTCGTGTTACATATTCGACATATCAGTCGagtaaattaaagaaaaataaggaTTTTGTTTTCTCACAAAATTCATGTGAAATGTGTTATTCTTTCTACAGAAAAACATGTCAATGGCCGAACTGATGCGATGGGAACACATACACGATATTACAAGTGACGAAACAATCGTAAGTCCACTTCGTTTAGCTTCTTTCGCTCGTTACGACGCTCGTAATTAATGCTGATAATCAATTAAATTTGGACTTGTATTCGAAAACGTGAAAATACAATTAGTTCCATTTTCAATCACACAAAACTCTTTCTTGCCTTATACAGTTTTTTCTAATCAAAATTCTCCACTTTTGTAGGATGAGGGATTGAAAAGTTGTGAAAACATTTCGTTTATCTTCAGAAATAAAAGctcatgttaaattaaaaacaatggatAGTCATGCTGACAATTggttattataaaattttatatatatataatttatatttttaaatatacagtggactctccataactcgaaaccCTTTAACtcgaatctctttaataataatcTCTGCGCGGACctcccgctgagttagaaaatcgtgctacggaaacacgaatatcaaatgcgatatattttttccACTTTGTcgccacgggtaaatttaaaggacgggcaaacccgtgaatttttccacgggcaacgactagtgaAAGCATATTAGGCTATTTTCGCTCTTCATAACTCGAACAATCTGAAAATTGAAGAATTTCAGAGTTTTTTTCTGATTCGAATATTTTCTACGTGTGTTCGGCCCCTTAGATCATTCGAACGATAAGTCATTCGAACGCGCCGAATGTCAAGTGGTGTGTTTACAAATATTCTTGTTTTAAAGTTCTCATTCTCATGAATAAAATGGCGTCTGTGGTACTTAGCAAAATTTCCAAACTCTCCATTACTCGAACCGCTCCATAAGTCGAACGATTTCTGATTTCCCGTGAgagttcgagttatagagagtcCACTGTATTTTTTATGTGAATATGTATAAGTAGAAAAACAGCGCATATGAGTAATATCGCCATCATGTGTCTTGTATTGCCGTTAGATCTAACATGTTATAACttacaaatattttatatatagtcACACAAACTAAAGCAGGCACAGTTTTCGAGAAGTAGTGTATTCTGAGTATATGTTTATATTCTGTGGCGTAATAAAAAACAGTTATTCTGAGGTAACTCTAATGAATTGTCAGTTTGAATATTCGTTTATTGATTCTACGATATTACAACAACACTGcgagaaattttaaattaatcgCTTATTTGGCAAGTCAATCGTATTGTGGAAAGCAAGTGTGACCATTACAAGGACAAAATTGCCAAAAAGACGATCAGAATGGATACCAAAAAAGTTGATGTTTTAGGTGAACGTTTTTACTACTGGTTTCATTGCAGTtctgttgttgtggttgttgctGAGTGTACGTGTTGAGACCAGACGTGCTCTCTTCTGCTAAACCACTTGTTTTGTTGTAGCGTGGTGAAATAGTTTCGTGTTCCGACGGTGCTGTCTTGGCAGCACTTTGTTGGTGAGTAGTCTagagcaaatataaaaaaataatccacGGGTCTGCTCGTCAGCATAAAATAGTGAATAACTAATTTAGGGTATTAGAGGTACGACCAGTTGGGGTAGTCAAATCCAGAAAATGTTATGCACCCTTTTGTTCACTCTGCCAATATCTGACAAGAACGGAAAAATAACGTGAATGCAAAACTCAAAATGTTTGATCCTATGACATGTCAAGTGACAAATACGAAGCGGAAAACAAACCGTAACGTATATATGATTGAAAAGTATTGTTATTTAATGGTGTATACGTATGTTTTTATAAACGACTATACTTTGCAGAATTGCTAAGCAATTAATATTAAAatctagtcgattaggcccgtggaaaaatccactaaagcagaataaaaaaaaagaagcgtcatttaaattttgatgacgtcggcaacccaaaaaatcaatgagaaccttgtttttacattgcccctattgtgtagagcttaaactgctgatcaagaaaatgtatatgatcttGTGCTTCAGACGAGCggtaatgagatataagggtataaatattttgctgacgtcagcaatcgCCCGTCAAAACCTAAAATCTATACCATAATGGCAACAGGTATAAAAATACCTGTTGCCATTATGGTATAGATCTTgtaacgctgatcaagaaaatgtataggatcatgtatttttgacaaacagttgcagagatattggggtttaaatgttttttgatgacgtcattaacccgtccattccgaaacggattgcgGAACCCAGGTTTTAGGAACTTACCCAAagtggtcctaggtggtccctagttacccacgcaggagatgacgtcagttatttccaaccgtttccaagttatttagcctaaaatttaaaagtgcaatgcaatggcttcactaatcttaatatattttcctttgacgtcaatattgatctaacgtcaaagtttgctaatttacagaacaaatttataggcgatgttttatagactttatcaaataaattttatccactttgcaaaagtcacagacagaactggcgtattattatatagactagtcgataaggcccgtggagtaatccacttaggcagaaggacaatggaaaaataggttgttttagactttttgctgacttcagcagtgcagatacacaataaataaattgagaaacttgtttttatgtttccttcattgtgtagagcttcactgctgatcaagaaaatgtttataatcgtgtggttttgatgaacgattaatgaaatataagggtttaaaaattttgctgacgtcagcaatggcccgtcaaaaaccccaaaaaattttttagaaatttgtatacactTTGCTTTCATcgtgtagattttgaaacgctgatcaagaaaatgccttcatcgtatagatcttgaaactttacttttgacaaacggatgcagggATATTAgggttaaaaagttttttgatgacgtcattaacccgtccattccgaaacggattgcgggacccaggtttgagaaacttacccaaattggtcctaggtggtccctagttacccacgcggtgaaaaatcattgacgtcaccacctcgtttccaagttatttgacctcaaagttttaggtgcactgcaatggcttcactaatttaaTGTAAGATATTggtgttaaagtagtgttatttacaTCGCgacgtaacgtcagaaaatttaacatattagacatgcatttttcggcagcatcaaagaaaaatgagcaCATCGACTTTGCCTgccacagagacacggaactggcgcattattatatagactagtcgataaggcccgtggagtaatccacttaggccgaaggacaatgaaaaaataggttgttttagactttttgctgacttcagcagtgcaaatacacaataaataaattgagaaacttgttttcatgtttccttcattgtgtagagcttcactgctgatcaagaaaatgtttataatcgtgtggttttgatgaacaattaatgaaatataagggtttaaaaattttgctgacgtcagcaatggcccgtcaaaaacccaaaaaaaatttttagaaacttGTATACACTTTGCTTTCATCgtgtagatcttgaaacgctgatcaagaaaatgtataggatcatgtacttttgacaaacggttgcagagatatttgggtttaaatgttttttgatgacgtcatcaacccgtccattccgaaacgg is a window encoding:
- the LOC130623585 gene encoding DNA repair and recombination protein RAD54B-like isoform X2, which gives rise to MLQQTIHNMKFWMNFIFQLFGLLITRGKSVVLKDMEGKEIAKGSGYKTSDLTELDDGSTLIVCGKEIEVQGKVDKADYQSEKCFSEVGDRTADSHFKVQRRFKGEIKPFTPHQQSFTAKKKAVAKPRHDPSKVGALVMPRPPLQSQCNVVDVVVDPFISYYLRPHQREGVTFLYTCVMGFKNTIGHGALLADEMGLGKTLQCIALVWTLLKQGPYNGVPVVKKIVIVTPGSLVKNWCKEFIKWLGSERILPFAVDSSNRVDEFLLRPKSPVLIISYEMFLRCIDDIRKIKFDMIICDEAHRLKNAAVKTATAVSSLAVTKRVLLTGTPIQNNLQEFYALAEMANPGILGLLAAFKKVFAEPIATSQQPHCSSAEKELGTSRAEELSRLTSTFCLRRTAEINKAYLPPKVEYAIFIQMTDVQLRLYQHLLRSRLVRACLLNTRNTSKHLVCISALKKLCNHPKLLFNCAKKHCSVEEHSIYDNLLPLFPEDYSSSIHSHHSAKFNVLSQLLERFISQKEKVVIVSNSTKMLDILQEFCNYSSCNHIRLDGQTQVKSRQDLVDRFNDKKSDVDVFLLSSKAGGIGLNLTGASKLVLYDIDWNPANDIQAMARVWRDGQKRQVDIYRFLLTGTIEEKMYQRQVIKQGLSCAVVDSLLSETVEFSKENLRDLFTFKPSATCCTHELLECDCTSNPNDERTEASMNSDTTSHQRQTKNMSMAELMRWEHIHDITSDETIDEGLKSCENISFIFRNKSSC
- the LOC130623585 gene encoding DNA repair and recombination protein RAD54B-like isoform X1, whose translation is MRRSAAPSVKTEQKRAKFSTPFKENVIKEESKKTNNNLASKFGLDLSHESGICHSAQLKGRDMATRSIVEIVQSNSTKPKHTFQNPTRENLLNPKGNSSNVAANNSQHEILDEFYFSVVWCKVSTKKHKKWEGDGLLITRGKSVVLKDMEGKEIAKGSGYKTSDLTELDDGSTLIVCGKEIEVQGKVDKADYQSEKCFSEVGDRTADSHFKVQRRFKGEIKPFTPHQQSFTAKKKAVAKPRHDPSKVGALVMPRPPLQSQCNVVDVVVDPFISYYLRPHQREGVTFLYTCVMGFKNTIGHGALLADEMGLGKTLQCIALVWTLLKQGPYNGVPVVKKIVIVTPGSLVKNWCKEFIKWLGSERILPFAVDSSNRVDEFLLRPKSPVLIISYEMFLRCIDDIRKIKFDMIICDEAHRLKNAAVKTATAVSSLAVTKRVLLTGTPIQNNLQEFYALAEMANPGILGLLAAFKKVFAEPIATSQQPHCSSAEKELGTSRAEELSRLTSTFCLRRTAEINKAYLPPKVEYAIFIQMTDVQLRLYQHLLRSRLVRACLLNTRNTSKHLVCISALKKLCNHPKLLFNCAKKHCSVEEHSIYDNLLPLFPEDYSSSIHSHHSAKFNVLSQLLERFISQKEKVVIVSNSTKMLDILQEFCNYSSCNHIRLDGQTQVKSRQDLVDRFNDKKSDVDVFLLSSKAGGIGLNLTGASKLVLYDIDWNPANDIQAMARVWRDGQKRQVDIYRFLLTGTIEEKMYQRQVIKQGLSCAVVDSLLSETVEFSKENLRDLFTFKPSATCCTHELLECDCTSNPNDERTEASMNSDTTSHQRQTKNMSMAELMRWEHIHDITSDETIDEGLKSCENISFIFRNKSSC
- the LOC130623585 gene encoding DNA repair and recombination protein RAD54B-like isoform X3 — its product is MEGKEIAKGSGYKTSDLTELDDGSTLIVCGKEIEVQGKVDKADYQSEKCFSEVGDRTADSHFKVQRRFKGEIKPFTPHQQSFTAKKKAVAKPRHDPSKVGALVMPRPPLQSQCNVVDVVVDPFISYYLRPHQREGVTFLYTCVMGFKNTIGHGALLADEMGLGKTLQCIALVWTLLKQGPYNGVPVVKKIVIVTPGSLVKNWCKEFIKWLGSERILPFAVDSSNRVDEFLLRPKSPVLIISYEMFLRCIDDIRKIKFDMIICDEAHRLKNAAVKTATAVSSLAVTKRVLLTGTPIQNNLQEFYALAEMANPGILGLLAAFKKVFAEPIATSQQPHCSSAEKELGTSRAEELSRLTSTFCLRRTAEINKAYLPPKVEYAIFIQMTDVQLRLYQHLLRSRLVRACLLNTRNTSKHLVCISALKKLCNHPKLLFNCAKKHCSVEEHSIYDNLLPLFPEDYSSSIHSHHSAKFNVLSQLLERFISQKEKVVIVSNSTKMLDILQEFCNYSSCNHIRLDGQTQVKSRQDLVDRFNDKKSDVDVFLLSSKAGGIGLNLTGASKLVLYDIDWNPANDIQAMARVWRDGQKRQVDIYRFLLTGTIEEKMYQRQVIKQGLSCAVVDSLLSETVEFSKENLRDLFTFKPSATCCTHELLECDCTSNPNDERTEASMNSDTTSHQRQTKNMSMAELMRWEHIHDITSDETIDEGLKSCENISFIFRNKSSC